In the Deltaproteobacteria bacterium genome, one interval contains:
- a CDS encoding addiction module toxin, HicA family yields MKRHALVAHLRKHGCNLVREGAKHSWFANAKTGVHSAVPRHREVVDFLVRKICRELGIPLP; encoded by the coding sequence ATGAAGCGACACGCCCTCGTGGCGCACTTGCGGAAGCACGGGTGTAACCTCGTCCGCGAGGGAGCGAAGCACTCGTGGTTCGCGAACGCCAAAACGGGGGTTCACTCCGCGGTCCCACGCCACCGCGAAGTCGTCGACTTCCTCGTGCGTAAGATATGCCGCGAGCTCGGGATACCTCTCCCTTGA
- a CDS encoding type II toxin-antitoxin system HicB family antitoxin: MFERHGKWYVGYVPEIPGVNAQERSLPSARASLKAALRELALISPKQVHGVRRQVERLRVSLVA, translated from the coding sequence ATCTTCGAACGCCACGGCAAGTGGTACGTCGGGTATGTCCCAGAGATCCCGGGGGTCAACGCGCAAGAGCGAAGCCTCCCTAGCGCCCGAGCCAGCTTGAAGGCTGCCCTGCGTGAGCTCGCGCTCATCAGCCCGAAGCAGGTCCACGGCGTGCGGCGCCAGGTCGAACGGTTGCGAGTCAGCCTCGTCGCGTAG